From the Lolium rigidum isolate FL_2022 chromosome 2, APGP_CSIRO_Lrig_0.1, whole genome shotgun sequence genome, one window contains:
- the LOC124690426 gene encoding U-box domain-containing protein 73-like — protein sequence MWTWGRRNRGRTSAPPGASSASLDSTTTTTSEGDQTLQEDLLRAVEKEVEERTGASLGAGAQESSSSGQPSRFLRGARKAAKKVLGVGKSSAPPSPRSAARMLRVQNTASGVAGTSGSVPVVAPATGIDDAARSEQQPATRTRSEFAAAMRSALAKIQEAAAGDAQGEAAFAEMEQAMAGLMDLSYKKVEPPKLPRDFATKWAPDNADALHGGAMDDPVILASGHSVDQSYQQWFNSQKNTCPVTGHSLPHSLTVPNHLLRDMITAWFLDHSDLPPSTTADTLSSPLIPPSEEQMQDILDKFSGHSVLQREALHSIHLMSKTSKGVHPCLDKWPGLVPVLVNLKKKWKSTWARDVEEDRISVFLNLSMHRPNREILAGQNKLPAVLIKVVEKAEKLGTSDSFLAMVASTVAILSEFDVFRKRLLDTGGMKMLSDLLKIEDVLVRKETATAILAVCTDEEANASAAENDVPDMLLECFMVTDEFLLLLDRLPKSPDVLDRICDHSVELVNIVIEEHASGTVTAQGIHSAISLIFIIAHRDVSKLKVKNVEDFKERLQELSSKRIPMQTMFQVEGIIKILSDMFPSSLQPHE from the exons ATGTGGACGTGGGGAAGGAGGAACCGAGGCAGAACGAGCGCGCCTCCTGGAGCGAGTTCGGCCTCCCTCGactccacgaccacgaccacgagcgAGGGGGACCAGACCTTGCAAGAGGACCTGCTTCGCGCTGTCGAGAAGGAAGTAGAAGAGAGGACCGGGGCCAGCCTTGGCGCCGGCGCGCAAGAAAGCTCCTCCTCCGGCCAGCCATCAAGATTCTTGCGAGGAGCGCGGAAGGCTGCCAAGAAGGTTCTAGGCGTCGGCAAGAGCTCCGCTCCCCCCTCGCCGAGGTCAGCAGCAAGAATGCTGCGAGTGCAGAACACGGCATCTGGAGTCGCCGGCACGTCAGGCTCGGTGCCCGTGGTGGCGCCAGCAACTGGAATCGATGATGCAGCCAGGTCTGAGCAGCAGCCTGCAACCCGCACGCGGTCCGAGTTCGCCGCTGCGATGCGAAGTGCGTTGGCGAAGATCCAAGAGGCTGCCGCGGGCGACGCCCAAGGGGAGGCAGCGTTCGCCGAGATGGAGCAGGCGATGGCCGGCCTCATGGACCTCTCTTACAAGAAAGTGGAGCCCCCGAAACTCCCGCGCGATTTCGCCACCAAATGGGCTCCTGATAAT GCTGATGCACTGCATGGAGGAGCAATGGATGATCCTGTTATATTGGCTTCTGGACAT TCTGTTGATCAATCATACCAGCAGTGGTTCAATTCACAGAAAAATACCTGCCCAGTTACTGGTCACTCCTTGCCCCACTCACTCACAGTTCCAAACCACCTCCTCCGTGACATGATTACTGCGTGGTTCCTCGATCACTCAGACCTCCCCCCCTCTACCACTGCTGATACGCTCTCTTCCCCCTTGATACCACCTTCAGAGGAACAAATGCAAGACATCCTAGACAAGTTCTCAGGTCATTCAGTACTGCAGAGAGAGGCCTTGCATTCGATCCATCTAATGTCTAAAACATCCAAGGGAGTGCATCCTTGCCTTGACAAGTGGCCAGGCCTGGTCCCTGTGCtcgtaaatcttaagaagaaatgGAAATCTACATGGGCACGTGATGTCGAGGAGGACAGGATCTCGGTATTCCTTAATTTGTCCATGCACAGGCCCAACCGGGAGATCCTAGCCGGACAAAATAAGCTACCAGCTGTTCTAATCAAAGTCGTCGAGAAGGCAGAAAAGCTTGGAACTTCAGACTCATTTTTGGCGATGGTAGCTTCTACAGTTGCCATACTGTCAGAGTTTGATGTGTTCAGGAAAAGATTATTGGACACAGGGGGAATGAAAATGCTCAGTGATCTACTCAAGATTGAGGATGTTCTAGTACGGAAGGAGACAGCCACTGCAATCCTTGCAGTCTGTACAGATGAGGAAGCCAATGCATCAGCTGCAGAAAATGATGTGCCTGATATGCTGCTGGAATGCTTCATGGTCACTGATGAGTTCCTGCTTCTGCTTGATCGTCTGCCAAAATCTCCAGATGTGTTGGATAGGATATGTGATCATTCTGTGGAACTGGTGAATATCGTCATTGAAGAACATGCAAGTGGAACAGTGACGGCCCAGGGCATCCACTCTGcgatttccttgatttttatcatTGCTCACAGGGACGTGAGTAAGCTGAAAGTGAAGAACGTGGAGGATTTCAAGGAGCGGTTGCAGGAGCTTTCATCAAAGAGAATACCGATGCAGACGATGTTTCAGGTGGAAGGAATAATCAAGATTCTGTCAGATATGTTTCCAAGCTCTCTCCAGCCACACGAATAG